In Streptomyces sp. HUAS ZL42, the DNA window CCGGCCCCGGCCGAGCCCGCACCCGCCGAGCCTGCCCCGGCCGTGTAGGGCGCCACCGGCGAGGACGGTCACGGCACTGAGTCCATCGACCAGCCCTCGCCAGGGGCCGGACGGGTCCCTGACGCCCGGCCCCGCGACACCCCTCGCGACGGGGTGGAGGTCCACCTGGGCCTCCACCCCGTCGCCTTCTTCCACCTCCACGCCCAGAAAGGAACCCGGGGAGCCAGAGCCATGAGCACCAACCCGCCGCCGTCCGACCGACCCACGGGACCCCCTGCAGGACCCGCAGGACCCGCAGGTCCTCCGTCGGGACCCCTGTCGGGCCCGCAGTCGGGCCCGTCGGGAGCCTCCGGGCCAACCGCGCGACCCAGGCGCCTGCCAGGCAGGCGGGCCTCGCGCGTGGCCCTGATCGCCACTGTCGTCGCCGCAGTGCTGGCCCTGGCCCTGGTCGTCTCCCACGCCCCCGGCACGCCGCACCACCAAGGTGAGGTCTTCCTCGAGGCCGCCGGGACCACGGGCGCACACCCGTTCACGGAGGCGACCACGCCGGACGGCGATCCACCGCCGGCCGCGCCGTCACCGGCCGCCCCGGCCGCAGGCAACGCGCCGCGCAGCCTGGACGGCGACACGCCCGGCTTGTACGGCGGGACCCGCAGCGCCACCCGCTGCAACGTGAACCAGCAGATCACCGCCCTGCGCGCGGACGCGTCGAAGAAAACAGCCTTCGCCTCCGCGCTCGGCATCGAGCCCTCCACCGTCCCCCACTACCTGCGCACCCTCACCCCCCTGCGCCTGACCAGCGACACGCTGGTCACCAACCACGGCTACCAGAACGGCACCGCCACCAGCTACCCGTCCGTTCTGCAAGCCGGCTCCGCCGTCCTGGTCGACGACCGCGGCGTCCCCCGCGTGCGCTGCGCCTGCGGCAACCCCCTCGCTCCGCCCGCGGCCGAGCAGGCCCCGCCCCGACCGGCGGCCCGCCCATGGCCCGGCTACCGTCCCTCACACGTCGTCGCCGTCACCCCGGCACCCCACCCCGTGCACACCTTCGTCACGGCAGACCTCTCGCCGACGGACCGGTCCACCCGCCGACACGGCGACCACAGGGACAAGCACGAGAGCACGACCACGCCGCCGCCGACGCACACTCCGACCGCATCGGGCCAAGCCTCGACACCGCCGAAGGAGAATCACTCGAAGGACACGTCCTCGAAGCCGCCGGAGAAGCGCTCGGAGGACACCTCCTCGCCAGGACCCAGCCGGCCGCCGTCGTCCTCCCCCGAGACTCCCTCGGCTCCGTCGTCGCAGTCCTCGAAGCCTCGAGCCCCGAACGTCGTACAACCGCCCTCGCCTCCAACGTCCCCGTCCCCCGCACCTGAGAGCGTCGCGCCCCCGGATTCCGCCTCCTCGCCGGCTCAAGTCGAGCCCGAGCAAGAGTCGCCCCCGCCGGACAGCCCGCCCTCCGGGTGACGTGCCGGCACAAGCGGCACCCGGCGTCACGTCGTCCACATGGAGGGAAAACGCGGGTCGGGGAGGTAGGCGCAGTACGTGCCTGTGCGGATGGTGCGGTCGAGGTGTTCGCCGAGCGGTGGGCAGGCCTCGCGGAGGCGGCCGATGGCCTTGCGCAGGGCTTGCGTCACGGCGGCCCGGGCCCGTTCGGACGCCGCTCCGGCACGGCGGTCGCGTCCACCGAGTCCGACCGCCCGCGCGAGTTCACTGATCAGGAAATCTCGTTCGAACTCGGCCTGTGCCTCACGGGCCGCGTCACCGGCACTGCGGGCTTCTTCGATGTCGTCGTCGATCTCGGCGAGCCGTCTGCGGTACATCCGCTTGGCCCGGTCGTCCAGGAGGGGACCCGCGTCGCCGGCGCGCAGAAGCCCTGCCGCGCGCGTGGGGTCGTCGCTCTCCGCGGCGACGAGGTCGAGGACGTGCAACTCCCGGCCCGGCGCGCCGAGCAGCCGGGCGAGGTGGTGCATGCCTTTGCTGTCGCGGACGGTCAAGCGCCGCCCGTCGAAGACGATCTTCCAGAAGTCGGCCTCCCGGACGAACGCGTTCGGCCCGGTCGTGGCCGGCTGCGCCGGGGGAACCGCGGGTGCGGTGGCGATCCGTTCGAACTCGGCACGTGCCGCCTCCCGCTCCAGCGTCTCGGCCCGCGTGCGGCCCAGGTCGTGCTGGGCATCGGCGAGGCGGAGCCGGCACTCCGCCGCCTCGTACGGCGCGCCGATCTCGTTCCAGGCGCGCACCGCGTCGGCGAACAACGCCGAGGCGCCGGCCGCGTCGCCCTCGGCAAGGAGGACATCGCCGTGCGCCTGGAGCGCCGACGCGGCGAGCGCGTTGCTGGCGAAGCGGGCGGCCACCTCGTCGAGTTCCCGGGCCGCGGCCCGGGCCGTCTGCGGGTCGAGACGGACCGCGGCGATCTTCACCTGCGCGTCCAGCAGCGGCGCCCGGCGCAACTCGGTGGTGGGGGGAAGCTCCTTCGACGGAACGGGTCGGGGCCGCATGAGCGCCTCGTCGATCGTCGCGGCTGCCGTGTCGGCGTCACCGTCGGCGAGTCGGACGAGCGAGAGCACCGGCTCGGGATCCCACCCGAGGCGATGGGCATCACGCAGTGCCTCCTCGGCGCCGGTCAGATCGCCGCGCCGCAGCCGGATACGGCCCAGCTCCGTCAGGGGCCAGCCCAGCTCGCGCCGGACGTAGGGACGCAGTTCCTCGCAGGCGAGCAGGGCCGATTGGCGGTTCGGCCCCGATGAGGCCGCGGCGATCCGTCGGCCGACGCTGTCCGTCGTCGGCGGCGACACCGGCCGTCTGTGGGTCGAGGTGGCCGAGCTCCTGCGCTCCGCCGTGCCGGACATCGAAGAGTGCGTCATCGAGGGCGTGGGGCATCTCCTGCATGTCGAGCGAGCCCGGCCGGTCGCCGAGGCCATGGCCCGGTTCCTGGCCCGTCACCCGATCACGTCCTGACCGAGCGCGCTCAGCAGAGGAGGTCTCAAGCCGGGAGGAAGGTGATCACACATCGGGTTCGGCCACGAGGAACTGTTCGGCCCAGACCGTCTTGCCGGTGGCCGCGTGCCGGGTGCCCCAGCGCTGAGCGAGCTGGCCGACGAG includes these proteins:
- a CDS encoding alpha/beta fold hydrolase, whose amino-acid sequence is MAELLRSAVPDIEECVIEGVGHLLHVERARPVAEAMARFLARHPITS
- a CDS encoding DUF6777 domain-containing protein yields the protein MALIATVVAAVLALALVVSHAPGTPHHQGEVFLEAAGTTGAHPFTEATTPDGDPPPAAPSPAAPAAGNAPRSLDGDTPGLYGGTRSATRCNVNQQITALRADASKKTAFASALGIEPSTVPHYLRTLTPLRLTSDTLVTNHGYQNGTATSYPSVLQAGSAVLVDDRGVPRVRCACGNPLAPPAAEQAPPRPAARPWPGYRPSHVVAVTPAPHPVHTFVTADLSPTDRSTRRHGDHRDKHESTTTPPPTHTPTASGQASTPPKENHSKDTSSKPPEKRSEDTSSPGPSRPPSSSPETPSAPSSQSSKPRAPNVVQPPSPPTSPSPAPESVAPPDSASSPAQVEPEQESPPPDSPPSG